Proteins found in one Flavobacteriales bacterium genomic segment:
- the fabD gene encoding ACP S-malonyltransferase: protein MKAYVFPGQGAQFTGMGKDLYDGSSEARDLFEKANTLLGFSITDVMFEGSEDALRQTKVTQPAIFLHSVILAKTLGEDFKPDMVAGHSLGEFSALVANGCLSFEDGLTLVSKRAYAMQKACEATPSTMAAILGLEDQVVEEVCAGISETVVPANYNCPGQLVISGSVPGIELACEKLKEAGAKRALPLSVGGAFHSPLMEPARKELEEAIAGTSFAAPSCPVYQNVNASPETDPDRIRKNLVDQLTAPVRWTQIMEAMIRDGASSFTEVGPGKVLQGLVKKVSRDMETVSALAPWLAE from the coding sequence ATGAAAGCATACGTTTTTCCGGGCCAGGGTGCCCAATTCACAGGCATGGGCAAAGATCTTTATGACGGTTCATCAGAAGCCAGGGATCTTTTTGAAAAGGCCAATACCTTGCTCGGCTTTTCTATTACCGATGTCATGTTTGAAGGCAGCGAAGATGCATTGCGTCAAACGAAGGTGACACAACCGGCCATCTTTCTCCACTCGGTGATCCTGGCGAAGACCTTGGGTGAGGATTTCAAACCGGATATGGTAGCGGGACATTCCCTCGGAGAATTCTCCGCCCTGGTTGCCAACGGCTGCCTGTCTTTCGAAGATGGGCTCACCCTGGTATCCAAGCGTGCCTATGCCATGCAAAAGGCTTGTGAGGCCACCCCGTCCACCATGGCTGCCATTTTGGGCCTGGAAGATCAGGTGGTAGAAGAGGTATGTGCCGGGATTTCAGAAACCGTGGTACCGGCAAACTATAACTGTCCGGGACAGCTTGTGATTTCCGGAAGTGTACCGGGAATTGAACTGGCATGTGAAAAGTTAAAGGAAGCCGGTGCGAAGCGCGCATTGCCACTTAGCGTTGGAGGAGCCTTCCACTCTCCATTGATGGAGCCTGCCAGAAAGGAACTTGAAGAGGCCATTGCCGGAACATCGTTTGCAGCCCCCTCCTGCCCTGTTTACCAAAACGTCAATGCTTCGCCGGAAACAGATCCTGACCGGATAAGAAAGAACCTGGTGGATCAGCTGACGGCTCCGGTACGCTGGACGCAGATCATGGAAGCGATGATCCGTGATGGCGCATCCTCATTCACTGAGGTAGGACCGGGAAAAGTACTGCAAGGTTTGGTGAAAAAGGTAAGCCGTGATATGGAAACGGTTAGTGCCCTTGCCCCCTGGTTAGCGGAGTAA
- the folE gene encoding GTP cyclohydrolase I FolE, translating into MFTDPEDSVGFERLYKYNEEIINRLSDHYQDIIHCIGEDPERDGLKRTPERVARAMQFLTHGYDLDGAEILKSAMFREDYKQMVLVKDIELYSLCEHHMLPFFGKAHVAYIPNGCIVGLSKIPRVVDAFARRLQVQERMTNEIRDCIHDTLQPLGVAVVIEASHLCMQMRGIQKQNSVTTTSAFTGEFLKDTTRKEFISLISAKLS; encoded by the coding sequence ATGTTCACCGACCCTGAAGACAGTGTCGGTTTTGAACGTCTGTACAAATACAACGAAGAGATCATCAACCGGCTATCCGATCACTACCAGGACATCATCCATTGTATTGGTGAAGATCCCGAACGGGACGGACTGAAACGAACACCGGAACGGGTAGCCAGGGCCATGCAGTTCCTCACCCATGGTTATGACCTGGACGGAGCCGAGATCCTGAAGTCAGCCATGTTCCGTGAGGACTACAAACAGATGGTGCTGGTAAAAGACATCGAGTTATATTCCCTTTGCGAACATCACATGCTACCTTTCTTTGGGAAAGCTCATGTCGCCTACATACCCAATGGATGCATCGTAGGTTTGAGCAAAATCCCCAGGGTGGTGGATGCCTTTGCGCGCAGACTCCAGGTGCAGGAACGCATGACCAACGAGATACGGGATTGCATCCATGACACACTGCAGCCCCTGGGTGTTGCTGTAGTCATAGAAGCCTCCCACCTGTGTATGCAAATGCGGGGCATTCAGAAACAAAACTCGGTAACCACCACATCCGCTTTTACAGGCGAATTTTTAAAGGACACTACGAGGAAAGAATTTATCAGTCTGATTTCAGCCAAACTCAGCTAG
- a CDS encoding 6-carboxytetrahydropterin synthase — protein sequence MVHVTRRERFNAAHRLFRPELSDQENMDIFGKCSNPNWHGHNYTLYVTVRGEVDPATGFVVNLKKLSTLIREKVITKIDHKNLNLDVDFTRHLIPSTENLALAIWEQLYDGVREMGAELHCVRIDETENNSASYFGNSQTHE from the coding sequence ATGGTACACGTAACCCGACGGGAACGATTCAATGCAGCGCACCGCCTGTTCAGGCCGGAACTTTCCGACCAGGAGAACATGGATATCTTTGGGAAATGCTCCAACCCCAACTGGCACGGGCATAACTATACTTTGTATGTCACGGTAAGAGGTGAGGTTGATCCGGCTACCGGGTTTGTGGTGAATCTGAAAAAACTAAGCACCCTGATCCGGGAGAAGGTCATCACGAAGATCGACCATAAGAATCTGAACCTGGATGTGGATTTCACGCGTCACCTGATCCCTTCAACAGAAAATCTGGCACTGGCCATATGGGAACAGCTGTATGATGGTGTGCGTGAAATGGGGGCGGAATTGCACTGTGTCCGGATTGATGAAACAGAGAACAACAGTGCTTCATACTTTGGCAATTCACAAACGCATGAGTGA